A portion of the Thermothelomyces thermophilus ATCC 42464 chromosome 5, complete sequence genome contains these proteins:
- a CDS encoding glycoside hydrolase family 16 protein (CAZy_ID 267861): protein MVTLSTLARAVSIPALAGWNIVSTITFDGEAGKSVDQSTWEVITNIHVNNEVQEYTTSPDNAHLSGNGTLLIIPLKSETGQWTSARLGSKQSFTPEDGKTTRYQSELRFGDSPQDKQQGIWPAFWMLGQSSREGTPWPECGELDIMERKNGEPTGHGTPHCGTGDSCGGLTKSVPLDGNGWHTWAIEIDRTNKNWADQTISWFLDDNKYNSIKGSDVQDEDTWKAIAHSPMYFILNIAVGGDWPGKPNDQTADGMDNMMEVKYIAIYSK from the exons ATGGTGACTCTCAGTACACTCGCCAGAGCGGTCAGCATTCCCGCCCTTGCCGGCTGGAACATTGTCTCGACCATCACCTTTGATGGCGAAGCCGGCAAGTCGGTAGACCAATCCACGTGGGAGGTCATAACCAA CATCCACGTCAACAACGAGGTTCAGGAGTACACCACCTCGCCGGACAACGCTCACCTCTCCGGCAACGGCACCCTGCTCATCATCCCGCTCAAGTCCGAGACGGGCCAGTGGACGTCGGCCCGCCTCGGGTCCAAGCAGTCGTTCACGCCCGAGGACGGCAAGACGACGCGGTACCAGTCCGAGCTCCGCTTCGGCGACTCCCCCCAGGACAAGCAGCAGGGCATCTGGCCCGCCTTCTGGATGCTCGGCCAGTCCTCCCGCGAGGGGACGCCGTGGCCCGAGTGCGGCGAGCTCGACATCATGGAGCGCAAGAACGGCGAGCCCACCGGCCACGGCACCCCGCACTGCGGCACCGGCGACTCCTGCGGCGGGCTCACCAAGAGCGTGCCCCTGGACGGCAACGGCTGGCATACCTGGGCCATCGAGATCGATCGGACAAACAAGAACTGGGCGGACCAGACCATCTCCTGGTTCCTGGACGACAACAAGTATAACAGCATCAAGGGCTCCGATGTTCAGGACGAGGACACCTGGAAGGCCATTGCGCACTCGCCGATGTATTTCATTCTGAACATCGCTGTCGGTGGTGACTG GCCTGGAAAGCCCAACGACCAGACAGCCGATGGCATGGACAACATGATGGAGGTCAAGTATATCGCTATATACTCGAAGTAG